The following coding sequences are from one Triticum aestivum cultivar Chinese Spring chromosome 5A, IWGSC CS RefSeq v2.1, whole genome shotgun sequence window:
- the LOC123108039 gene encoding pathogenesis-related protein 1, protein MEYSPKLSAVLLLALASVMVATAQNSPEDFVEAHNAARADVGVGPVIWNETVAAYAQAYARQRRGDCRLKTSPAGHPYGENLFRGSGADWTAADAVALWVSNKQYYDHDSNTCSAPALKTCLTYTQVVWRDSTAIGCARVVCASGFGVFIICSYNPPGNLLGESPY, encoded by the coding sequence ATGGAGTACTCGCCGAAGCTATCAGCGGTACTGCTCTTAGCTCTCGCGTCCGTCATGGTGGCCACGGCCCAGAACTCGCCGGAGGACTTCGTGGAAGCCCACAACGCGGCGCGCGCCGACGTGGGCGTCGGGCCGGTGATCTGGAACGAGACGGTGGCCGCGTACGCGCAGGCGTACGCGAGGCAGCGCCGCGGCGACTGCCGGCTGAAAACTTCTCCGGCGGGCCATCCGTACGGGGAGAACCTCTTCAGAGGCAGTGGGGCCGACTGGACAGCGGCGGACGCCGTGGCACTGTGGGTGTCGAACAAGCAGTACTACGACCACGACAGCAACACCTGCTCAGCGCCGGCGCTCAAGACGTGCTTGACCTACACGCAGGTGGTGTGGCGCGACTCGACGGCCATCGGCTGCGCCCGCGTCGTGTGTGCCAGCGGCTTCGGCGTCTTCATCATCTGCAGCTACAACCCGCCGGGCAACCTCTTGGGGGAGAGCCCATACTAG
- the LOC123108040 gene encoding probable polyol transporter 6, which yields MGVEEQGKKNGGDGGGRTNKYAVACSVIGSIISILMGYDTGVMSGAMLFIKEDLGTNDTQVQALAGILNVCALAGSLTAGRVSDWVGRRRTISLAACIFLAGSVLMGLSPNFATLLAGRCVAGVGVGYALMIAPVYAAEIASADIRGSLTSLPEICISFGILIGYVSNYFLAKLPLVYGWRTMLGLGALPSAVLALGVLAMPESPRWLVMQARPDEALAVLRKVCNTAGEADVRLADIKSAAGFVEGDDASAPATGSGGKGVLKEMFIHPTPTVRRVLVAGLGIHFFQHLSGIEAVVLYSPRIFKAAGIATRNKILAATIGVGVTKTVFIMTAILLVDRVGRRPLYLSSLAGIVASLTCLGLGLTVIEHSPHGHGAPWAVVLAITTVFTFVASFSVGVGPITWAYSSEVWPLRLRAQGASIGVAINRIMNAGVSMTFVTLYKAITIGGAFFLFAGLAVVAATFFYFCCPETQGRPLEEIEEVFSQGWHARRRQQPSSSPVADSKA from the exons ATGGGAGTGGAGGagcaggggaagaagaatggcGGCGATGGGGGTGGGAGGACGAACAAGTACGCTGTCGCCTGCTCCGTCATCGGCTCCATCATCTCCATCCTCATGGGCTACG ACACCGGCGTGATGAGCGGCGCGATGCTGTTCATCAAGGAGGACCTCGGGACCAACGACACGCAGGTGCAGGCCCTCGCCGGCATCCTCAACGTCTGCGCGCTCGCCGGCTCCCTCACCGCCGGCCGCGTCTCCGACTGGGTGGGGCGCCGCCGCACCATCTCGCTCGCAGCCTGCATCTTCCTCGCGGGCTCCGTCCTCATGGGCCTCTCGCCCAACTTCGCCACGCTCCTGGCCGGCCGCTGCGtcgccggcgtcggcgtcggctaCGCGCTCATGATCGCGCCCGTCTACGCCGCCGAGATCGCGTCCGCGGACATCCGCGGCTCGCTCACCTCGCTCCCCGAGATCTGCATCAGCTTCGGCATCCTCATTGGCTACGTGTCCAACTACTTCCTCGCCAAGCTGCCGCTGGTCTACGGCTGGCGCACCATGCTGGGGCTCGGCGCGCTCCCCAGCGCCGTGCTCGCCCTCGGCGTCCTGGCCATGCCGGAGTCGCCCCGGTGGCTCGTCATGCAGGCCCGCCCGGACGAGGCGCTCGCGGTCCTCCGGAAGGTCTGCAACACGGCGGGAGAGGCCGACGTGCGGCTCGCGGACATCAAGAGCGCGGCCGGGTTCGTCGAGGGAGACGACGCGTCCGCGCCCGCGACCGGCAGCGGCGGCAAAGGCGTGTTGAAGGAGATGTTCATACACCCGACGCCGACCGTCCGTCGCGTCCTCGTGGCCGGCCTGGGCATCCACTTCTTCCAGCACCTGAGCGGGATCGAGGCCGTGGTCCTCTACAGCCCGCGGATCTTCAAGGCGGCCGGCATCGCCACCCGCAACAAGATCCTCGCGGCAACCATTGGGGTGGGCGTGACGAAGACGGTGTTCATCATGACGGCGATCCTGCTCGTCGACCGCGTCGGCCGGCGGCCACTCTACCTGTCCAGCCTGGCCGGCATCGTCGCCTCGCTAACCTGCCTCggcctaggcctcaccgtcatcgaGCACTCGCCTCACGGCCACGGCGCGCCCTGGGCGGTCGTGCTGGCCATCACCACGGTGTTCACCTTCGTCGCCTCCTTCTCCGTCGGCGTGGGGCCCATCACTTGGGCCTACAGCTCAGAGGTCTGGCCGCTCCGGCTGCGCGCGCAGGGCGCCAGCATCGGCGTGGCCATCAACCGCATAATGAACGCCGGCGTGTCCATGACCTTCGTCACCCTGTACAAGGCGATCACCATCGGCGGCGCCTTCTTCCTCTTCGCGGGGTTGGCGGTGGTGGCTGCCACGTTCTTCTACTTCTGTTGCCCGGAGACGCAGGGGAGGCCCCTGGAGGAGATCGAGGAGGTGTTCAGCCAGGGTTGGCACGCCCGGCGGAGGCAGCagccgtcgtcgtcgccggtgGCCGACAGCAAGGCATAG